Genomic DNA from Bryobacter aggregatus MPL3:
GCATTAGCACCCTCTTGAACCCTGTCGCACACTCCGCGCAAAACAACCCAAGGAGGAGAAGCAGCATGACGGGGAAGAAGGCGCTATAGGGTGCATCCGCCAGAACCAGGAGCGAGGGGATCGGTGTCAGAATGAGCGCAGTCACCACTCGAAGGGACGGCATGGAAGTTGTCTTGACCACGGAGACGAAGACGGGGAGCAGAATAATTTCATCCGCCACTCCCGAATGAAAGCTCACCAGCAGTCCACAGACCAGACTCGCCGCAAAAAGAAACTCATAGTTGCTGCTGCTCCACAGCATCCAGGAGATTGCGGCCAGTACGAGCGCCACAAGGAACATTTCCAGTGTGGGGCCGGCTTGCAACACGGTGACTAGCCCATGTAGATTCGGCATCATTGTGGCGCTAAAGTTGATCCAGGGGTCATGTAGTACGTTGGCATAGTTGAGGATGGAATCCACTCCGGCAACGCATATTCCCAGTCCCGTCAGCGCCAATGATCCTGTGGTTGCTCCGCCTAGTATCCACCAGCGTTTTTTCACCAACAGGAGTAGAGGCACAAAGAGAAACAGGTGGAACTTGATGGCGACCAGGGAGAGTACCAGTCCTGCGAGGAAGTCTCTGTCGCTTCTTGTGAGGAGGAGGGACGCCCCAAGGATTGCCAGCAAGAACGGGGTATCCTGTCCCCCGCAGATCGCTGTGAGCACTGGGATGCTCATTGCCATAAAGATAGGCAAAGAGGGGCACTCCCTGGAGAACCGGACGACGAACCAGATCACACTGGCAATGCTGGCGAGAGAAAACACAGCGTAAGCTGCGCGATAGGGAAGCAGCGCGAGCGGCTTCAGCAAGGCGGCATAGAAGGGTGGGCGGGTGTAGACGACAGATTCCATCTGCAGTCCAAGGACCTGCTGCACTACGGCCAGATTTTCCGCTCGAGAATAAAGGCCGGGTGTTCCGACCAGCGTGGCCCCGGTGTAGAGCTGTACGAAATCGTTTTCGCCTCTCCAGGCCCGGTCCCGTTGCAGGTAAGCCAGCGACAGTAGAAAGATGAGACCAGCGGCGATCGGGAACCAATTTAGAACAGCTTTCATCCTGGACTAGATCGACACAAAGAAGGAGAAGGGTTAGGGCTTCGCGCTCCTTGGCCAAACTGCGAGGCCCTTAGAACGGTAAATCGTCATCGTCGATAGGCTCTTCTTCTCGTCCGATGAGCCGCTTGAAGTAGATACTGGTGTCTTCGCCACGTGTTTTCCGGAATACTTCCAGCTTGAGATCGATCAGCTCGTGCAGACGGTTGGAAAGCTCGGAAAAGCGATCCAACTTCAGCCCACAGATTTCGAGTTCGTCCTTGATGTAATGGATGGTGTTCTCTGTAATCCCGCGATACTTCCACATCATGAAATTCGTGAACGATGGGCCGAGGATCCGGAGCGTGTACTTCAGCACGGGATTGCCAGAGCGGGCCGATACTGTGAGCTCCGCGTTCTCGATACGAACTTCATAGCTGCCGTCGGGGAGTAGATCGTTGCGGCGGAGCGGTGTGTGTGTGTCAGTTTGAACCAGATGATCGAAACGGCTCAGGTCAATTGCCGAATTGGCACGCTGGGAGGGTGTTTGCTGCAGAGAATTCATGTCGGTGTCAGTCTCCTGACACCCGTAGTGCAATCGTTGTGCCAATTCTCAGGCGATGGCGCTCAGACCGTTTCCAGTGAGAGTACCGGTTTTCATCAGACCATCCTTGATGTTGAAAATTCCGGGGAAGCGTGATTCCCACGCGCGGTTCGCGACGGGACAGTATTGGCGCGCATTGGCTTCGATGGCGGCGACACCAGGGACGTGTGCGGCCAAGCCTGCTGAGTGGATGAGGCTGGCGCCGGGGCAGGTGAGGTCCTGGACGCAAAGGAACATCTTGTATTTCTGTGCAACCGCGGCCATGAGCAGCGCTTGTGACTGGCCCTTACAGGCTTTCAGCGCCGCGCCGGAATAGCCAAGGTCGCGCGAATACATGAGGGTTTCCTGATCGGTGAGGGACTCGTCGATCACGACGGGCTTTAGCTTTGCCGCTTCGTGCATCACGTTGGCGCGGTCGGCTTTGAGGTCGCGCTTGGTCGGCTGCTCGATGTATTGGATGCGCTGGTAGGCGATTGCGTCCGAGGCTTGCACCTTCTTCAGCACTTCAATGAGATAGGCCACATTCGGACACTTTTCATTGAAGTCGAGCGAGTAGACCCAATCCTTGCGGCCGATCTTGGGCATGGTTTGGAGACAGGCGCGGTGGACGGCAAGGATGCGGTCCTGATCCCATTTGTTGTCTTCTCCATTCAACTTGATCTTGATGTTGCGCAGGCCGTTGAAGACGATCCATTCGTGGAAAGTTTCGGGGAGTCCGTCGCCCACCTTCTGTTTGATATCGGCCCTCTCAATCGGGTCGACTGCTCCCACCAGATGGTAGAGCGGCATCGTGGCCTTGGGCGACGCGGTCACATACTGGCTGAGATACTCGCCTTCAAATCCTTTTCCAAGATAATGGCTGAGATCTTTGCGCATGCAGTCTTTGCCATAAGTCTGGTAGCTGCTGCGATTGAGCAGCTTGCCATACGCATCATGGATGGCGGCGTCAAAAGGACTCATCACGACAAGCGAGCAGAGCTTGGGGATGGGCTCTTTCAGATTGCGCGAGATCTCGGCAGCGGCGGCGAGGAACTGATCTTCGAGCGCAACGCTGATGTCGATGGGATGGCCAGTCGCTTTCGATGCATTGGTGATGCGCTCGACTTCTGCCGCAAGAGACTTCATCGCGCCCAGCGTGTCGTTGTAGTTCATGACCTTGGATGGGAAACTCCAGACGTTGCCCATCGACATCGAACTGAAGCCTTTCTGCGATTTGCCAAGGCCGTCTTCGATGACCGTATGGACGTTCAGCATCGTGACCTTGTCGACGATGTTGCCACCGAACTTGATCGGGGTGCGATAGACGAAGTCTTCATAACTCGCCCGGATCTCTTTGACGCGGACTTCGGTTGTCTTGGCGCTGGCGTGGATGGCGAAGGGGAGTGCGAGGAGAGTTCGGCGGCTGAGTCGTTGAGTCACGTGAATAGTTTATGGGAACTTCGGTGGAAAGCGAGGTGTCTGATGGGGCAGGAGGCAAGACATATGTTTGAAACAGCGGTAATTCAGAACGAAAGTGGCCGTGGGCTCTTCAGCTTTTCAGGCTCGCTTCTGTTGCAGAGTGGCATTGCCGGGGGATTGCTGTGTCTCGGTTTGTGGATGCCGATCGCGCAGCCGGAACTGCCGGATTTGCGGATCGCGCCGCCTGCGCCCAGGTTCAAGGATGCGATCAAGGTCATTGCTTCGAGCGTGACCCAGCGTGCGGCGGCGCCGTTGTCACGACGAGTCTTGGAATACATCCCGCAAACGCGCCCGGCTGCTGCTGCGGCAACTGCCATCACGATGGATCAGCTCTTCGAAGCTGGGCCAGTCGTAGGTTCCTCCCCATTGATTCCGGGCGGAGTCGTGGGTTCGGTGCTTGGTCCAAGCATCGCTGTTCCCGCACCGCAGAAGCCGGTGGCGCCAGAGACGCCGAAAGCCGCACCTGCGGCGCCCTTGGCGATCGGCGGGAATGTGCTCGCCTCAAAACTGCTGCATCGCGTGACGCCGATTTATCCGGCGATCGCAAAGAACGCGCGCATTGAAGGTGTCGTGCAACTGCATGGTGTGATCACAAAGGACGGGCGCATTGCTGAGCTGCGAGTGCTCAGTGGGCACCCGTTGTTGGTGAATGCGGCGCTGGAGGCAGTGCGGCAGTGGGTGTACAGTCCGACGCTGTTGAACGGGCAGGCGGTGGAGGTGCAGGCTCCGATTGAGGTGCGTTTCCTGCTAAGCCGCTAGCTGGATTGTCCTTGCCAGGTGGTGCGGGCCAGCAAGAACAAGAACCGGCCCGGCGCTCCATCATACGCCGGGCCGGTTGGTCATCTGTGATTCGCTGATGGTCTATCGAGAGGCAGACGCGGAGGGCGATCCCGTGTCGATCACTTCGCTTTCCTTATTGCCCAGGCGGACCAGCATGAGAAGGACGAGGCCGAGCGCGGCGAGTCCCAGTCCAAAGTGGAGCGTGTGAGCCTTGATCCATTCCCCTGCATGGTCACCCATTTCCTGGCCGAGCCAGGCGAGGAAGAAGTAGCGGGGGATGCGGCCCGCAAGAATCGCGAGTGCAAAGTAAAGGGGACGGATGCCGAGTACGCCGGAACAGGCCACAAAAGCCTTGAGCGGCATTGGAATGACGGAGAGCGAAGGGACGAAAACAGTGATGAGTCCGTAGTGCGAGAACCAGCGGCGGAACTTACGGCCACGCTCGCCACTGGTTGCTTCTTCGAGATAGCGCTGGCCACCCTTGCGCGCGATCATAAACAAGATCATCGAACCGATGAGTGAGCCTACCGTAGCAAGGAAGGCGCAGAAATATCCAAGTGCCGGGGTGCGGTTTGCAATGACAACCAGCAGCGTGTCGACCACGCCGGGAATTGGAATTCCGGTGGAGTCCAAGGTGGCAATTAAGAAAAGACCAAAGGGCCCGAGCGTGACGAGCCATGCTAAAAACGCTTTCATTATCCTGTTTACTTCCCTAGAAGTCCGAGCAACTCGGCTTCCTCAATGATTTTGATTTCGAGGGCCTTCGCTTTATCCAGCTTAGAGCCCGCGTCCTCGCCCGTGACGAGGTAGGTTGTCTTCTTAGAGACACTTCCTGAAACTTTTCCACCTGCCTCTTCGATCAGTGCCTTGGCTTCCTCCCGCTTCAGCGTCGGCATGGTGCCGGTGAGTACAAAGGTTTGGCCGGTGAGTGGCCCGACTGTTTTGCCTTTCACCTCTTGTTCCATTGTGAGACCGGCTTCGCGCAGGCGTTGGACCAACTCCCGATTGCGATCGTCGCTGAAATAGAAACGGATCGCGGCCGCCACCTTGGGGCCAATCTCTTCGGCTCCCTGCAGCCGCTCTTCTGGAAACTCAGCAATGTCCTTCAGGTTGCCGAAGGTGTCGGCCAAGATCTGAGCCGTTCTTGAGCCAACGAACGGAATTCCGAGGCCGGCGATCACGCGCGCGAGAGGCCGCTTGCGCGAAGCATCAATATTCTGCACAATCTTTGCGGCAGACTTCTTGCCCATTCGCTCCAGCTCTTCGAGCTCTTCCAGCTTCAGCTCGTAGAGGTCGGCAACATTCTTGATCTTGCCTTTTTCCACCAGTTGATCCACCAGCACCTCGCCCATGCCGTCGATGTCCATGACGGTACGCGAGGCGAAGTGTTCGATCGATTGCTTCAGCCGGGCCGGGCAGTTGACGTTGCCGCAGCGGACGGCGACTTCTCCTTCCAGGCGCGTCACCGGGCCCCCGCAGATGGGGCACTCGGTGGGCATCGCAAAGCTTCTGCCCTCTGGCGCGGACGAAACCACTTTTACTACTTTCGGGATCACGTCGCCGGAGCGTTCCACCAGGACGGTGTCTCCGATCTTAAGGCCGAGACGTGCGATCTCTTCCTCATTGTGGAGCGTTGCCCGGGCGACCGTAACACCGCCGACCGCAACGGGCTGCAATGCTGCGACGGGAGTGAGCGCACCGGTGCGGCCCACTTGGATCAGAATGTCTTCGACGATTGTTTCCGCATCGCGTGCTGCGTACTTATAGGCAATCGCCCAGCGGGGGGCTTTAGAGGTGTAGCCCAACTTGCGCTGTTGTGGAATCGAATCGATCTTTGCGACCACACCATCGATCTCGTAAGGAAGCGATTCCCGCCGGACTTCAAACTCGTTGCAGAATGCGATCAGCTCCTCGACGTTGCTGCACAGGCGGCGTTCGGGGTTGACCTTGAAGCCGAGGCTCTTGAGATGTTCGAGCGAATCCCAGTGGCTGTCGAGGGCGGGTTGGCCATCGACAAAATAGAAATAGGTCATGTACTCGAGCTGGCGCGCGGCGGTGACGGTCGAGTCGAGGACACGGAGAGAACCTGCGGCGGAGTTGCGTGGATTCGCATAAAGCGGCAGTGCGTCTTGCTCGCGCTGTTCGTTCAGTCGTTCAAAGGCGCGGCGGGTCATGATGACTTCGCCGCGGGTTTCAAAAGCGCCGGACTGCTGGACCCGGAGCGGAAGGCTGCGAATGGTGCGGGCGTTTTCTGTGACGTCCTCGCCCACGCTGCCATCGCCACGGGTGATCGCCTTCTGCAGCCGCTCGTGATTGTAGTGGACGGCCATCGAGAGGCCGTCAAGCTTGAGTTCGGCGACATAGCGAAACGGCTCGTCACCAAGCAACTCGCGGACGCGGCGATCAAAAGCCAGGAGTTCGGCTTCGTTCAGTGCGTTGTCCAGGCTAAGCATCGGGGAACTGTGCGGCACTTTGACAAAGCCCTCGCGGGCCTTGCCGCCGACGCGGACAGTGGGAGAGCACTCGTTGGCCAGTTCCGGATGCGCTTGTTCTAAAGCCAGCAACTCACGCATCAACTTGTCGTAGTCGGCGTCCGAGATCTCGGGCGCGTCCAGAACATAGTATTGATGTTCGTGATGCTCGATGAGTTCGCGTAACGCGAGGATGCGCTGTGCGGGAGAAGATGCAGCTGATGCCATGAGGGCGCTAAGCTAACAGTTTAGCGAGACCCTTGACCTCCTATTTGATATTTAATCCGATTGCGGGCAAACTCAGGCGCAATCCGGGATTGATTCCCGCCGCTCTCGAAACACTGCGAGCTCAAAATGTTTCGGTGGAACTCCTCCCGACAACCGGTCCGGGGAGCGCCGCTGAATTGGCGCGCCGCTGCGTTCGCGAGGGTGCGGCTGCGGTTTACGTGGCGGGGGGCGATGGGACAATCAACGAAGTTGTGAATGGGATGGCTGGTTCGCAGATGCTGCTCGGGGTGTTGCCTGGCGGAACGGCGAATTGCCTGGCCGTCGAATTAGGCATCGGGACGGATTTATTGCGCGCCGCAAAGGCGGCAGGAAGCTGGAAGCCGCAGCGGATTGCGCTTGGGCTGTGCACGCCGGCGACAGGGGCGAGCCGTTATTTTGTAGCCATGGCTGGTGCTGGATTTGACGCGCAGATTGTCCGCGATGTCGACAAGAACGTGAAAAAGAAGCTGGGCAAGGTCGCGTATTGGATTGCTGGTTTTGGGGCTTCGCTGCGGCGCCTGCCGGAGTTGCATGTGAAGTCGAGCGAAGGGGAAAGCAAGGTCAGTTTTGCGCTCGCCAGCCGGGTGCGCAACTACGGCGGCGATCTGGAGATCGCAAAAACGATCCGGCTTTCCGACCCGAAACTGGAAATGGTTTTGTTTGAAGGGCGATTTGCGGTGCGGTATATGAAGTATCTGGCGGGAGTGTTGGTGAATCAGCATCGAGGGATGTCAGGCGTGCATGTGCATCTGGTCGACAAATTGGAATTGAGTGCGGCCAACGGGCAGCCGATCTATCTGCAACTCGATGGGGAAGAGTTTGGACAGTTGCCGGCACAGCTTGAGATCGTTCCCGACGCGTTGTCGATTCTGACCCCCGTGGCGCACTAATGGATCCCATCACTCATACTGCGGTTGGCTTCTCGATCGGCCAGGCGGGCGGCAAGAAGTTTACGCCCAACTGGCAGTGGATTGTCTTCTTTGCGGCCAGCGTGCCGGACGTCGATACCCTCGCATTCTTTCCCTGGAATGTGGACATCCTCAACTGGCATCGGCACTTCACGCATGCGATTTTCTTTGCGCCGTTGATGGCGCTGACGATCCCCATCGGCGTCCGTTATGTCTTTCGCCGCACGATCGACTTCATGGGCGCCTGGAAGCTGGCGACGATTTGTGTGCTGTCACACATCTTTGTCGACTGGCTTACCTTCCGGGGCGCGCGGATCTTTCTGCCCTTCGATGACCGGGCCTACTCGTTGAAGATCGAGTGGTTCCAGGATCCGGTGCTGTATCTGCTGCTGGGATTGGGTTTGTTTCTGCCTTTGCTGGTGAAGCTGGTGAATCAGGAGATCGGGGCAAAATCGAGTAGCGGCGCGGTGACGATGTGGGTGTTCATTCTGTTGAGCTTTGGTTGGTTTGGCGTTCGCTACTCTTTCCGGCAACAGGCTTTGACTGAGTTGGGCTCCCGGGTCTATGAGGGCATCGCGCCGTTACGCTACGATGTCTTCCCGGTCATCAATCCCCTCCAGTTTCGGGGATTGGTCGACATTGGAACGGCGATCAAGGTGATTGATGTCGATCTCTTCGACTACTTCGATCCGGAGAGCGGGCAAACCTACTTCCGTCCCAATCCAAGCGTGGCGTCCGGGTTGGCCTTACAGGCTGCAGGGCGGACTCATGCCGCGCAAATCTTCACCGCCTGGGCCCGCTGGCCGCGCTGGCAGGTGAACCGGTCTATGAATGATGATGCATGGGTGGTGATGATTGAGGAACTGGCCGCACAACCCGGCACGGCGCATCAACGAGTGGTGATCGAGCTGGATGAAAAGTACGGGGTGCTGTCGGAGCGCTACGAGCGCGGCCGGTCTCTCGACAAACGCTAAAATTTCGCGTTGTTGGCGAAATCGTCATACGATGGAGATCAATATGCGACAGATCACGCGTCTTCTCGGATTGACCCTGCTCGGGATTTCCCTGTTTGGCCAGAATAAGCTCACAAAAGAAGAAAAGAAGGAAGGTTTTCAACTTCTCTTCGACGGCAAGACCCTGAAAGGTTGGGAAGGCGAGCCCGACTTGTGGAGCGTTTCCAATGGCGAGATTGTTGGCAACACCGACAAGCGGAAGATTCCACATAACACCTTCCTGATTACCAAGAAGGAGTACTCGGACTTTGAACTGCGTCTTGACATGCTGATTCGCAATTACAATTCCGGTGTCCAGTTCCGCTCTGAGCGCCTGCCGGAATTCGTCGTCAAGGGTCTGCAGGCCGATGCCGCGGAGAAGAATTACTGGGGGGGCATCTACGACGAAAAGGGTACGCGTGGGATCATGGTGCATGGGTGGAAAGGGAAAGCCGAAACGGTAGTGAAAAATGGCGAGTACAATTCGATGATCATCCGCGCGAAGGGGCCGCATATCGAGATCACCATCAACGGGCTGAAGACGGCCGAACTGGACGACCCCACGAAGCTTTCCGGGATCATCGCCCTCCAACTCCATGCGGGACCTGGGATGGAAGCACGATTCAAGAACATCCGTCTCCTCGACCTCAGCAAGAAGTAATGCGTCTGGGGCTGTACGGGGGAACTTTCGACCCGATCCACAACGCACACCTTGCCGTCGCTGAGGCTGCATTGCAGACCTTTGAGCTCGATCGAATGTTGTTGATTCCCAATCGCTATCCGCCGCATAAGGAGTCTGTGACGGGCGCTTCTTATGTCGAGAGACTGAAGATGGTCCAACTGGCCTGCGAAGGGCACGAGGGCCTAGAGGCTTGCGATATCGAGAATCACGATGGCAAGAGTTATACCATTGCAACGCTCGAACAGTTGCGAATCCAGTATGGAGATCGTACGCGATTCTACTTCCTGATTGGCGCTGATGCCTTCGCCGAGGTTCTAACCTGGTACCGTGTGGCAGAGGTCTTCCGGATGACGGAGTTTATCGTCGCATCGAGACCCGGATTCCAATATGCAATTCCTCCCGCGGCGAAAGTACATCGGCTGGATTCTGTTCATTTCACTGGCAGTTCCACCGAAATTCGGCGGCAACTTGCTGCTGGAGCCGCGGTAGAGGGCTTGCCTTTCCGGGTGGCACAGTATATACAGGAGAACAGTTTGTATCAGAAGGGTCGAGTCAAAACCGCGTGATCTGGCACCTGTTTCTCCTGTTCGCTGAGGTATTGGGGGGCAACGATCAAGAGCTCATTGAGCGCTTGAAAAAACGTGATCCTCAAGCAATGTCTGATCTTTACGACCGGTATTCGCGAGTCGTATTCTCCATCATCCTGCGCATTGTGCGCGATGCTTCGGTTGCGGAGGAACTGGCTCAGGAGACTTTTTTGCGCGCCTGGACCCGAGCTACTGAGTTTGACGCAGGGCGAGGCAGGATCGGTCCCTGGTTGTTGACGATTGCGCGCAATCGGGCCATTGACTATCTGAGATCGAGCGCGGGGCAGCAGCAGGCAAACACTTTTGAGTTAGTTTCATCCGAAAGGCTCACACTTTTCGTCCATACAGAAGACAGGATGCTTGAGCAGGAACAGGCACGCAGGATTCGATCGGCGTTCTCGAAGTTGACCGAGAATCAACGCGCGGTCCTCGAACTGGCCTATTTTGAAGGGTTATCGCAGTCGGAGATGGCAAACAAGCTGGGACAACCCCTCGGAACTGTCAAAACCTGGGTGCGAACGGCACTGAGCACGTTGCGGGAGAGTTTCCATGTCGCTTGAAAATCTCGATCCGCTCGATCAGGACGTTCTCTACGAACTCTTTACGTTGGGTCTGCTGGAACCGGAGCAAATGGCCGAAATCCGTGCGCGTCTGGAATCGGGAGATGCCGTGACGGTGGCGGGTTTGCAGCGGGCCGCTTCGCTGACAAGTTCATTCGCCTATCTTGCGCCGGAAGCAAGGGCGCCGAAACAACTGCGCCGTCGTCTCATGCTGGCGGCAGGTGCGCAGGAACGCGGCATCGGATGGCGGTGGATTGTCGGCCTGGCTGCTGTCTGTGCCACGCTGCTGGTGATTTGCCTGAACATCCGTCAGGATGTGGAACGCCGGGAGACGCAAATCGCAGAGCTGCGCCGCCAATTGTCTGATCGCGACAGGCTGGTGGCGCAGGCGAAGGATTATTACGACTTCCTCCGGCAGCCCGCAACGATCAGCGTGAAGTTTGGCGACGGGCAGCCCGCGCCGCCTCGCGGCCATGTGTTTGTCAATCGCGATCGGGGCGTACTGTTGTTTGCCAGCAATCTGCCTGCGATGCCGGCGGGGCAGGTGTTTGAGATGTGGCTGGTGCCCAAACAGGGTGCGCCCATTCCCGCGGGCGTCTTCCGGGGAGAAAACGGAGATGGTGTGCACTTGCGTCCGGGAGCTTTAGACCCGGCAAGCATCGCCGCCATTGCCGTCACACTGGAGCCGGAGAGCGGCTCGGCGACCCCGACGATGCCGATCCTGTTGGCTGCTCCCCTTCAGGCGGAGTAAGCGATCGCCTTCCAGTAGATTGCCGTTCCACATGGCGTTCCATCCGGCATGAGTGCAAAGCCAGGGATCATGCCCGTCCGGGTGTAGCCTAAACGGTCGTAGAGCGATTCCGCACCACCACCGACGGCTGTGTCCAGCACGAGGAGTGTCTTGCCCGCTTGGGCGGCTGCTCTTTCAATGGCTTCCATCAATGCGGACGCGACGCCCTGGCCACGAGCCTTCCGATGGACGAGGAGCTTTGAGATTTCAGCGCGGTGCGGCTGATTTTCAGCCAAACCCACCACTGCCTGCACGGTTCCCACGAGGATGCCGTCTGTGCTCGCCACGAGCAGGAGCCGTACACCGGTTTCGATCTCGTGAAACACCTGGTCGAAGAAGCGAAGCGCCTTTTCCTGCGAGAGAGGCGCCAGGAAACTCACACTCGCGCCCCCGTCGACACAATCGATGAGGATCTCGGCGAGACGAGGAATCTGTCCCCGATCCTGGGCCGAGAGCTGGCGAATCTGAATCATTTTCAGATAGTTTACTGTGGTTCGGTAATGAGCTTGGATTCCGAGCGAAACTTGCGGAACTTGTCGTAGCTGACTTCCGCACCAACACGTTTCAGCTTGCCCAGCAGCCGCGCATCGGCACGGACATCGATCTTCTTGGGGAGCCAGACTTCATTGTTGATAAAGGCCTGTTGGAACAGAATGTGCGCGCCTTCACTGAGCCGGAAGAGAAACCAGCCGAACGAAATGGTATCGGTTGTCGTCATCTCCATTCGCACCAGTTCGTAGCTGGCTTCATCGATCCAGACATGGCCGCGGACCTTCTTCATCTGGTCGGCCCGGCGGCCCTTGCCTGTAAAGCCGGGGCGCTGATCGCCGCGAATCTTCCAGGTTGGGCGTCCGTCCATGGTTTCTTTGCCCTCTAGGCTGAAGTTGAAGGCTTCCAGGACTTCGCGCCTGCCTTCCAGCTCTTCCTTGCGATCTTTCTCGGTTTCGCCCCGGCGTTTGGCTCGCTCCTTCGGGCTTTCGTTCTGGATTTTCGCGACTTCCTTGTCGACGCGCTTCTGCTCGGCAGCCTGTTCCTTCTCAGTCAGGCGCTTGCCGTTCTTGATGAGGTGCCGTTCGAGAGGAGAGCCATCGACGTGAAAAATTTCGTCGAGATTTTCTTTGGTTTCCTCGACGCGGCCATTCTTATCCAGGAATCGAAGGATAGTCTTGCGCTCGTAGAGATAGGTATCTTGCAACGCAAAGTTGCGGGCGTCCTTTTCCATGGCGCGGCGAACAATGTCGCGCGCATCCTGTGCCGTGAGTGAAGCGGCAAAT
This window encodes:
- a CDS encoding sigma-70 family RNA polymerase sigma factor, translating into MSDLYDRYSRVVFSIILRIVRDASVAEELAQETFLRAWTRATEFDAGRGRIGPWLLTIARNRAIDYLRSSAGQQQANTFELVSSERLTLFVHTEDRMLEQEQARRIRSAFSKLTENQRAVLELAYFEGLSQSEMANKLGQPLGTVKTWVRTALSTLRESFHVA
- a CDS encoding anti-sigma factor, which produces MSLENLDPLDQDVLYELFTLGLLEPEQMAEIRARLESGDAVTVAGLQRAASLTSSFAYLAPEARAPKQLRRRLMLAAGAQERGIGWRWIVGLAAVCATLLVICLNIRQDVERRETQIAELRRQLSDRDRLVAQAKDYYDFLRQPATISVKFGDGQPAPPRGHVFVNRDRGVLLFASNLPAMPAGQVFEMWLVPKQGAPIPAGVFRGENGDGVHLRPGALDPASIAAIAVTLEPESGSATPTMPILLAAPLQAE
- a CDS encoding GNAT family N-acetyltransferase, with product MIQIRQLSAQDRGQIPRLAEILIDCVDGGASVSFLAPLSQEKALRFFDQVFHEIETGVRLLLVASTDGILVGTVQAVVGLAENQPHRAEISKLLVHRKARGQGVASALMEAIERAAAQAGKTLLVLDTAVGGGAESLYDRLGYTRTGMIPGFALMPDGTPCGTAIYWKAIAYSA
- the nadD gene encoding nicotinate-nucleotide adenylyltransferase; this translates as MRLGLYGGTFDPIHNAHLAVAEAALQTFELDRMLLIPNRYPPHKESVTGASYVERLKMVQLACEGHEGLEACDIENHDGKSYTIATLEQLRIQYGDRTRFYFLIGADAFAEVLTWYRVAEVFRMTEFIVASRPGFQYAIPPAAKVHRLDSVHFTGSSTEIRRQLAAGAAVEGLPFRVAQYIQENSLYQKGRVKTA